A genomic region of Notamacropus eugenii isolate mMacEug1 chromosome 3, mMacEug1.pri_v2, whole genome shotgun sequence contains the following coding sequences:
- the VGLL4 gene encoding transcription cofactor vestigial-like protein 4 isoform X6: protein MIKVRSKNGDCRKEHRERSRSPIERAVAPTMSLHGNHMYASIPSITMEQPLALTKNSMDASRTVGISPTLTSVERQQNRPSVITCASASNRNCNLSHCPIAHSGCVSSTPANYRRPPSTTTTCDPVVEEHFRRSLGKNYKEPEPVANSVSITGSVDDHFAKALGDTWLQIKAAKDGASSSPESASRRGQPSSPSSHMVNHNHSPSVVS, encoded by the exons AAGCAAGAATGGGGATTGCCGAAAAGAACACCGGGAAAGAAGTCGCAGCCCCATTGAACGTGCTGTGGCTCCCACCATGAGTCTGCATGGCAATCACATGTATGCCTCCATCCCCAGCATCACCATGGAGCAACCTCTTGCACTGACCAAAAACAGCATGGATGCCAGCAGAACAGTTGGCATCTCTCCAACATTGACCTCTGTGGAACGGCAGCAG AACCGCCCCTCAGTGATCACCTGTGCCTCTGCAAGCAATCGTAACTGCAACCTCTCTCACTGCCCCATCGCCCACAGTGGGTGCGTCTCATCTACACCAGCAAACTACAGGCGGCCTCCAAGTA CTACCACTACCTGTGACCCCGTGGTAGAAGAACACTTCCGTCGGAGCCTTGGCAAGAACTACAAGGAACCAGAGCCCGTGGCAAACTCTGTGTCCATCACGGGGTCAGTGGACGACCACTTTGCCAAAGCCCTGGGTGACACGTGGTTGCAGATCAAGGCTGCCAAGGATGGTGCTTCCAGCAGTCCTGAGTCAGCTTCCAGGAGAGGACAACCATCCAGCCCGTCTTCCCACATGGTCAATCACAATCACTCCCCCTCCGTTGTCTCATGA